From Brassica oleracea var. oleracea cultivar TO1000 chromosome C3, BOL, whole genome shotgun sequence, a single genomic window includes:
- the LOC106328967 gene encoding two-component response regulator ARR5-like: MDRQKPTDRQRCLRISRFPLILPYKSLFLHFFCKIKSLTFLTNHKHIISLLSSLVYRSLIDMADVMRPEKLDMSNDTSSLGSPELLHVLAVDDSIVDRKFIERLLRVSSCKVTVVDSATRALQYLGLDGNHSSVGFEDLKINLIMTDYSMPGMTGYELMKKIKESSAFREIPVVIMSSENILPRIDRCLEEGAEDFLLKPVKLADVKRLRDSLLKADEMAFKNIMHKRELQANDIYSQLKRAKI, translated from the exons ATGGACAGGCAAAAACCCACAGATAGGCAAAGATGTCTCAGAATCTCTCGTTTCCCTCTCATTCTTCCTTATAAATCCCTATTCCTTCATTTCTTTTGCAAAATCAAATCTCTCACTTTCTTGACAAATCATAAGCATATTATCTCTCTCTTGAGCTCTCTCGTTTACAGATCTTTGATTGATATGGCGGACGTTATGCGTCCGGAAAAGTTGGACATGTCCAACGACACTTCTTCCTTAGGATCACCTGAGCTTCTTCATGTTCTGGCCGTAGACGATAGCATCGTTGATCGAAAATTCATAGAGCGGTTGCTCAGAGTCTCGTCTTGTAAAG TTACTGTTGTCGATAGCGCGACAAGAGCTTTGCAATACCTTGGACTAGATGGAAACCATAGTTCTGTTGGATTTGAG GATCTGAAGATTAATCTGATAATGACGGATTACTCTATGCCTGGTATGACTGGATATGAACTAATGAAGAAGATTAAA GAATCATCAGCTTTCAGAGAAATACCCGTTGTAATTATGTCGTCAGAGAATATCTTGCCTCGTATTGATAG ATGTCTTGAAGAAGGTGCTGAAGATTTCTTATTGAAGCCTGTCAAACTGGCTGATGTGAAGAGATTAAGAGATTCGTTACTGAAAGCTGACGAAATGGCTTTCAAGAATATTATGCACAAAAGAGAGCTACAAGCTAATGATATCTACTCGCAGCTAAAACGCGCAAAGATCTGA